The genomic stretch GCCGCGGCGTCGGTGAGCAGGAAGACGATGGCAGCGCTCACCTCGGACTCGGTGGCGAGCCGCTGGAGCGGCACCTCCTTCTTGAGGAGGGGAATCATCGCCCGCACGCCCTCGTCCTTGTAGCTGTCCATTCCGCTGGAGGCCACCCAGCCGGGCGCCACGGCATTCACGCGCACGCCGGACGCGGCCCACTCCACGGCGGCCGTCTGCGTCAGGTTGAGCATGCCCATGCGCGCCGCGCCAGAGTGCCCCATGCCCGGCATGCCGCCCCACGAGTCCGCGAGCATGTTGACGATGGCGCCCCCGTGGTTGCTCATGGATTGGAGATAGACTTCCCGCGCCATCAGGAAGCCGCCGGTGAGGTTGGTGGACACCACCGCGTCAAAGCCCTTCTTGGAGATGGCCGACAGCGGCGAGGGGAACTGCCCGCCTGCGTTGTTGACCAGGCCGTGGATGGGGCCGTGCGCGGCGATGATGCGCGCCACGGTGGCCTTCACGCCCTCCTCGTCGCGGATGTCGAGCACCTCGAAGGACACCTTGCCGCCGTCCTCCTGGATTTCCCGCGCGACGGCCTCCAGCTTGTCGGGCTTGCGGCCCACCAGGACGACGTTGGCGCCCAGCGCGGCCAGCTCGTGCGCGGTGCAGCGGCCAATGCCACTGCCGCCGCCGGTGACGACGATGGTGCGGTTGCTGAAACAGCCCGGTGCGAAGAGAGAGCGGTAGCTCATGGTCAGCTCCTGATGTGGAGGTCGTTCATGAAACCTTTGGTCCTCAGCCCTTGCGGGTGCGCCGGACACTCAGGGCCTCGTCCAGGGTGAGCGCCCAGCGGTGGAGGACCTTCTTCCTGCGCGCGCTGTCGTCCCTCAACAGGTTGGCCAGCGCGAGTCCCCGGATGAGGTCGAGCGTGCCCTGAATCAGCTCGCGCACCTCCGCGACGCTGTCGTCCACGCCGAGCAACTGCACCGTCAGCCGGTGGAACTCCCGCCCCACGCGGGCCTCCAGCGGGGCCAACTGCGCGCGCAGCTCCGCGTCCGCCACGGCGGCCACCCACAGCTGCACCGCGGCGGTGAAGACAGGGCTGAGGTAGATGCCGGCCAGCATGTGGAGGATGGCCTCCGTGCGGCGAGCGTCGGCCGGCAACTGGGCGGCCTTGCGGAGCACGGCCTCCACCTGCTGGTGCCCCACGTACTCCACGGCGGCGGCCACCAGGTCGGCGCGGGTGGGGAAGTGGTGCTGACAGGCGCCCCGGGACACACCCGCGCGCTCGGCAATCACAGTCATGGTCGCGCCCGCCCACCCCAGCTCGGAGAGCGCGCCAATGGCCGCCTCCATCAGACGCTGGCGCGTGACGCGGCTGCGCTCCTGCTCCTGCCTGCCGGGCGTGCCGGATGCCTCACTCACCCGGCCAGGATGCGAGCCAAGGGTTAAAAAAGCAAGCATGCTTGCTTTTTTAGACCCGCCTGCCCAGACTCACGCGTCCTTCGTTGCTGCCGAGTGGAGAGCTCATGCCTGCGTCCCCCCTGCGTGTCGGCAATGCCTCGGGCTTCTATGGAGACCGCTTCTCGGCGGTCCGGGAGATGCTCGAAGGCGGCCAGCTCGACGTCCTGACTGGCGACTATCTGGCCGAGCTGACGATGCTGATTCTGGGCCGGGACCGGATGAAGGACCCGTCCACCGGCTATGCCAAGACGTTCCTCCGACAGATGGAGCAGTGTCTGGCGTTGGTGGCGGAGAAGAAGGTCAAGGTCGTCACCAACGCGGGAGGGCTGAACCCGGCGGGGTTGGCCACCGCGCTCCGTGAGGTCGCCGCGAAGCTGGGCGTGAAGGTGCAGGTGGCGCACGTGGAGGGGGATGACCTCTCCGGGCAGGCGGACGCGCTGGGCCTGGGCTCGCCGCTCACCGCGAATGCGTACCTGGGCGGGTGGGGCATCGCCGCGTGCCTGCGCGCTGGGGCGGACATCGTCGTCACCGGACGAGTGACGGATGCCTCGCTGGTGGTGGGCCCGGCGGCGGCGCACTTCGGCTGGAAGGTGGATGACTGGGACCGGCTGGCGGGGGCCATGGTCGCCGGCCACGTCCTGGAGTGCGGCACGCAGGCCACGGGGGGCAACTTCTCCTTCTTCACGGAGCTGGACGCGCGGCGCCCCGGCTTCCCGCTGGCGGAGCTGTACGAGGACGGCAGCAGCGTCATCACCAAGCACGCGGGCACGGGCGGCGCGGTGACGGTGGACACGGTGCTGGCGCAGCTCGTCTATGAAATCACCGGGGCGCGGTACGCGGGCCCGGACGCCACGGCGCGCTTCGACACCATCGCCCTGGCGTCGCATGGCAAGGACCGCGTCCGCATCTCCGGCGTGCGCGGCGAGCCGCCTCCCCCCACGGTGAAGGTGTGCCTCAACAACCTGGGGGGCTACCGGAACGAGGCGACGTTCATCCTGGTGGGGTTGGACATCGAGGAGAAGGCGCGGCTGGCGCGCGAGCAACTGGAAGCGGCGCTGACACGCAAGCCGAAGGAGCTCCAGTGGATGCTCACGCGGACGGACCGCGAGGACGCGGCCACGGAAGAGCAGGCCGCCGCCTTCCTGCGCGTGGTGGTGAAGGACGCCGACGCGAAGGTGGTGGGCCGGGCCTTCAGCGGCGCGGCCGTGGAGCTGGCGCTGGGCAGCTACCCGGGCTTCACGATGACGGCGCCTCCCTCGGACGGCGCGCCGTATGGCGTCTACACGCCGGCCTATGTCGAAGCGGAGCGCGTGAAGCATGTCGCCGTCCTCGAGGACGGAACGCGCACCGCCATCACGCCTCCCGGCGAGACGCGCGCACTGGAGTCCGTGGAGCCACCGCCGCTGCCACCGCGAGTGCCGGACGGCCCCACGCGCCGGGTTCCGCTGGGGCGCATCGTCGCCGCGCGCAGTGGTGACAAGGGCGGCACGGCGAACATCGGCGTCTGGGCGCGCACGGATGCGGCCTGGCGGTGGCTGGCGCATGCGCTCACGGAAGAGAAGCTGCGCGAGCTGCTCCCGGAGGCCGCGCCGCTGCGCATCGAGCGGCACGTCTTCCCCAACCTGCGGGGGCTGAACTTCGTCGTCGATGGCTTGCTGGGTGAGGGCGTCTCCTCGTCCACCCGCTTCGACCCACAGGGCAAGGCGCTGGGCGAGTGGCTGCGCTCGCGGCACATGGACATTCCCGAGGCGCTGCTGCGCGAAGGACAGGAGTAGACCGATGCCACGAATCACCTCGCGAATCGACCCGGGCTCCGAATCCTTCAAGGCGAACCGCGCGGACATGCTGGCCCGCGTCTCCGAACTGCGCGCCATCGAGGCGAAGGTCCGGAACACGGAGAACCAGGCGAAGGAGAAGTTCCACAAGCGAGGGCAGCTCTTGCCTCGCGAGCGGCTGATGCTGCTGCTCGACCGGGGCTCGCCCTTCCTGGAGCTGTCCACGCTGTGTGGCTATGGCTACCACGACGACAGCGACGGCTCGCTGGCGGGTGGCAACAGCATCATCGGCATCGGCTACGTGTCCGGGGTGCGGTGCATCGTCTTCGTGAACAACTCCGCCATCAAGGGTGGCACCGCGTCGCCGTGGGGCGTGCAGAAGGCACTGCGCGCGCAGGCATTGGCGCTGGAGAACAAACTGCCCATGGTGTCGCTGGTGGAGAGCGGCGGCGCCAACCTGATGTACCAGCAGGAAATCTTCATCCCGGGCGGGGAGACCTTCTACAACCAGGCGCGGCTGTCGGCGGCGGGCATTCCCCAGGTGACGGTGGTGCACGGCTCCAGCACGGCGGGCGGCGCGTACCTGCCGGGCCTGTCCGACTACGTGGTGATGGTGAAGAAGAAGGCGAAGGTGTTCCTCGCGGGCCCGCCGCTGCTCAAGGCGGCCACGGGGGAAGTCGCCACGGATGAGGAGCTGGGTGGCGCCCAGATGCACGCCACGGTGGCGGGCACCGCGGACTACCTGGCGGAGGACGACGCGGACGCCATCCGCATGGCCCGCGAAATCGTGGCGAAGCTCGGGTGGAACGCGCAGCTCCCGCCCACCGAGCGCCCCGCCTATGCCGAGCCCGTGTACTCGCCCGACGAGCTCTGCGGCGCCGTGCCCGTGGACTACCGCAAACCGTACGACTGCCGCGAGGTCATCGCGCGCATCGTGGATGGCTCGGAGTTCACTGGCTTCAAGGACGAGTACGACGCGCACACCGTCTGCGGCTGGGCGAGCCTGTACGGCCACCCGCTGGGCATCATCGGAAACAACGGGCCGATTTCGCCCCAGGGCGCGACGAAGGCGGCGCAGTTCATCCAGCTGTGCTGCCAGAAGGACACGCCCATCCTCTACCTGCAGAACACCACGGGCTACCTGGTGGGCACGCAGCCGGAGCAGGGGGGCATCGTGAAGCACGGCGCGAAGATGATTCAGGCCGTGGCCAACGCGACGGTGCCGCAGCTCACGGTGCTGATTGGCGGCGCGTTCGGCGCGGGCAACTACGGCATGTGCGGCCGTCCGTTCCATCCGCGCTTCATCTTCGGGTGGCCCAACTCGCGCACCGCCGTCATGGGCGGCGAGCAGGCGGCGAAGGTGATGTCCATCGTCTTCGGGGAGAAGCTGGCCCGGCAGGGACAAGCGGTGGACGAGGAGCAAATCAAGGCGTTCTGCCAGCCCATCATCGACCAGTTCGACAAGGAGTCGCACCCGTTCAACTGCAGCGCCCGGATGTTCGACGACGGGCTCATCGACCCGCGGGACACGCGGCGGGTGCTCGGGTTCGCGCTGTCGGTGTGCCGTGAGGCGAAGCGGCGGCAGGTCCATCCCAACACGTTCGGCGTCGCGCGGCTGTGAGAGGAGCGGACACGATGGAGCGTTTCAAGAAGGTCCTCATCGCGAACCGCGGCGAGATTGCCGTCCGGGTGATTCGGACCTGCCAGCGGTTGGGCTACCGCACCGTGGCGGTGTTCTCCGAGGCGGACCGCGGCGCGCCGCACGTGCTGGCGGCGGACGAGGCGGTGGCCATTGGCCCGTCTCCGGCGAAGGAGTCCTACCTCGTCATCGGGAAGATTCTGGAAGCGGCGAAGGTGTCCGGCGCGGAGGCCATTCACCCGGGCTACGGCTTCCTGTCGGAGAACGCGGACTTCGCGCGCGCCTGTCATGACGCGGGCCTGGTGTTCATCGGCCCGGAGGCCGAGGCCATCACCCTGATGGGCAACAAGCGTCAGGCGAAGCTGCGCATGATTGCGGCGGGCGTGCCCTGCATTCCTGGCTACGAGGCGTCCGACCTGGATGACGAGGAGCTGGCGGTGGAGGGCGAGCGCATCGGCTTCCCGCTGATGGTCAAGGCGGCGGCGGGTGGCGGCGGGCGCGGCATGCGGCTGGTGCACGAGGCGTCGCAGCTTCGCGCGGCCCTGCGCGCGGCGCGCTCGGAGGCGACGAATGCCTTCGGGAGTGGCGAGCTCATCCTGGAGAAGGCCGTCATCGACGCGCGGCACGTGGAGGTCCAGGTCTTCGCGGACACGCACGGCAACGTGGTGCACCTGGGCGAGCGGGAC from Myxococcus xanthus encodes the following:
- a CDS encoding SDR family oxidoreductase, producing MSYRSLFAPGCFSNRTIVVTGGGSGIGRCTAHELAALGANVVLVGRKPDKLEAVAREIQEDGGKVSFEVLDIRDEEGVKATVARIIAAHGPIHGLVNNAGGQFPSPLSAISKKGFDAVVSTNLTGGFLMAREVYLQSMSNHGGAIVNMLADSWGGMPGMGHSGAARMGMLNLTQTAAVEWAASGVRVNAVAPGWVASSGMDSYKDEGVRAMIPLLKKEVPLQRLATESEVSAAIVFLLTDAAAFITGEVIKIDGGASCNTKIFPLEETTASKPYEGFHRASAPRILGGESKE
- a CDS encoding TetR/AcrR family transcriptional regulator, with product MLAFLTLGSHPGRVSEASGTPGRQEQERSRVTRQRLMEAAIGALSELGWAGATMTVIAERAGVSRGACQHHFPTRADLVAAAVEYVGHQQVEAVLRKAAQLPADARRTEAILHMLAGIYLSPVFTAAVQLWVAAVADAELRAQLAPLEARVGREFHRLTVQLLGVDDSVAEVRELIQGTLDLIRGLALANLLRDDSARRKKVLHRWALTLDEALSVRRTRKG
- a CDS encoding acyclic terpene utilization AtuA family protein yields the protein MPASPLRVGNASGFYGDRFSAVREMLEGGQLDVLTGDYLAELTMLILGRDRMKDPSTGYAKTFLRQMEQCLALVAEKKVKVVTNAGGLNPAGLATALREVAAKLGVKVQVAHVEGDDLSGQADALGLGSPLTANAYLGGWGIAACLRAGADIVVTGRVTDASLVVGPAAAHFGWKVDDWDRLAGAMVAGHVLECGTQATGGNFSFFTELDARRPGFPLAELYEDGSSVITKHAGTGGAVTVDTVLAQLVYEITGARYAGPDATARFDTIALASHGKDRVRISGVRGEPPPPTVKVCLNNLGGYRNEATFILVGLDIEEKARLAREQLEAALTRKPKELQWMLTRTDREDAATEEQAAAFLRVVVKDADAKVVGRAFSGAAVELALGSYPGFTMTAPPSDGAPYGVYTPAYVEAERVKHVAVLEDGTRTAITPPGETRALESVEPPPLPPRVPDGPTRRVPLGRIVAARSGDKGGTANIGVWARTDAAWRWLAHALTEEKLRELLPEAAPLRIERHVFPNLRGLNFVVDGLLGEGVSSSTRFDPQGKALGEWLRSRHMDIPEALLREGQE
- a CDS encoding acyl-CoA carboxylase subunit beta codes for the protein MPRITSRIDPGSESFKANRADMLARVSELRAIEAKVRNTENQAKEKFHKRGQLLPRERLMLLLDRGSPFLELSTLCGYGYHDDSDGSLAGGNSIIGIGYVSGVRCIVFVNNSAIKGGTASPWGVQKALRAQALALENKLPMVSLVESGGANLMYQQEIFIPGGETFYNQARLSAAGIPQVTVVHGSSTAGGAYLPGLSDYVVMVKKKAKVFLAGPPLLKAATGEVATDEELGGAQMHATVAGTADYLAEDDADAIRMAREIVAKLGWNAQLPPTERPAYAEPVYSPDELCGAVPVDYRKPYDCREVIARIVDGSEFTGFKDEYDAHTVCGWASLYGHPLGIIGNNGPISPQGATKAAQFIQLCCQKDTPILYLQNTTGYLVGTQPEQGGIVKHGAKMIQAVANATVPQLTVLIGGAFGAGNYGMCGRPFHPRFIFGWPNSRTAVMGGEQAAKVMSIVFGEKLARQGQAVDEEQIKAFCQPIIDQFDKESHPFNCSARMFDDGLIDPRDTRRVLGFALSVCREAKRRQVHPNTFGVARL